In one window of Methanosarcina vacuolata Z-761 DNA:
- a CDS encoding magnesium transporter CorA family protein: MLKIFKSTDSGLTTLDQVEDGAWINLVNPNEQEILSISKYLNIPAEHLKAALDEEERSRIEVDEGCTVVLIDIPVPNANLQEGGIFYTIPLGIIINNKNIVTVSLQENYVINSFIDQRIKSFYTFKKTRFLLQILYRNSKLYLQYLRHIDKASDKIESKLHKSLKNKELIQLLELEKSLVYFSTSLKSNEIVLEKILKSTPVKMYPDDTDLLEDVIVENKQAIEMANIYSNILTGTMDAYASVISNNLNIVMKFLTSVTIVLSVPTMVASFFGMNVDVPFENNPHAFVIIFIMTLFFSMILAISMVRKQLF; encoded by the coding sequence ATGCTTAAGATATTTAAATCGACAGATTCCGGACTGACAACTCTTGACCAGGTTGAAGACGGTGCATGGATTAATCTTGTAAATCCAAACGAGCAGGAAATTCTTTCAATTTCAAAATACCTGAATATTCCTGCTGAACATCTTAAAGCTGCACTTGATGAAGAGGAACGCTCCAGAATTGAGGTTGACGAAGGCTGTACTGTTGTATTAATAGATATACCTGTACCGAATGCTAACCTGCAGGAGGGGGGAATTTTTTATACAATTCCCCTTGGAATTATAATTAACAACAAAAACATCGTAACGGTATCTCTTCAGGAGAACTACGTTATTAATAGTTTTATCGACCAGAGAATAAAATCCTTTTATACGTTCAAAAAAACACGTTTTCTTTTACAGATCCTGTATAGAAACTCAAAGTTATATCTTCAATATCTCAGGCATATCGATAAAGCAAGTGATAAGATCGAATCCAAATTGCATAAATCCTTGAAAAATAAAGAATTAATCCAGCTTCTTGAGCTTGAAAAAAGCCTTGTATATTTTTCTACATCTTTAAAAAGTAATGAAATAGTCCTTGAGAAAATCCTGAAGTCTACTCCTGTTAAGATGTATCCTGACGATACGGATCTTCTCGAAGATGTTATTGTAGAAAATAAGCAGGCGATTGAAATGGCAAATATTTATAGCAATATCCTGACCGGAACAATGGATGCATATGCCTCGGTTATTTCCAACAACTTGAACATTGTCATGAAATTCCTTACTTCAGTAACAATCGTTCTGTCAGTCCCAACAATGGTTGCAAGTTTTTTTGGAATGAATGTTGACGTCCCTTTCGAGAATAACCCCCATGCGTTTGTGATCATTTTCATAATGACATTGTTTTTCTCGATGATTCTAGCTATATCAATGGTAAGGAAACAACTGTTCTGA
- a CDS encoding ammonium transporter, with protein sequence MLNTGSTGFMLLATSLVMLMTPGLAFFYGGLSCKRNILGIMMQSFVSMGLTTVLWFLIGYSLCFSGGEGAIIGNLDKMLLHGITPTTIIKDMGFPEIVFVAYQMMFAIITPALITGAFANRVTFKAYLIFLVLWQLFVYYPFVHMVWGGGLLAQMGVLDFAGGIVVHATAGFAALASVFYVGSRKYNKITKPNNVPLMAIGTALLWFGWYGFNAGSELNVDGITSLAFLNSDIAASFAAITWMTMEWYKEGKPKFVGLMTGAVAGLATITPAAGLVSLPVAALMGILGSVVCYFAVHLKNKMEWDDALDVWGVHGIGGVTGTILLGVFASAAINPVGANGLLYGGTAFFIKEVVVVAATSVYAFVFTYIMLMLINIVTPVKVTDEEQLIGLDISMHGECAYDTIH encoded by the coding sequence ATGTTAAATACTGGTTCGACAGGCTTTATGCTGCTTGCGACAAGTCTTGTGATGCTAATGACTCCTGGTCTGGCATTCTTCTACGGAGGACTTTCCTGTAAGCGGAATATTTTAGGAATTATGATGCAAAGCTTTGTTTCGATGGGATTGACGACTGTTTTATGGTTTCTCATCGGGTATTCCCTGTGCTTCAGCGGGGGAGAAGGTGCAATCATAGGAAACCTGGACAAAATGCTTTTACACGGGATTACCCCAACTACAATAATAAAAGATATGGGGTTCCCGGAAATTGTATTCGTAGCTTACCAGATGATGTTTGCAATTATAACCCCGGCTCTGATTACGGGAGCATTTGCAAACCGGGTTACTTTTAAGGCTTATCTTATTTTCCTTGTTCTCTGGCAGCTTTTTGTCTACTATCCTTTCGTTCACATGGTCTGGGGAGGCGGTCTGCTCGCACAGATGGGAGTTCTTGATTTCGCAGGCGGAATCGTTGTCCATGCTACAGCTGGCTTTGCAGCTCTTGCTTCGGTCTTTTACGTAGGCTCAAGAAAGTACAATAAAATAACAAAACCAAACAATGTTCCGTTAATGGCTATCGGAACTGCTCTTCTGTGGTTTGGATGGTACGGCTTTAACGCTGGAAGCGAACTCAATGTAGATGGGATTACCTCACTTGCGTTCCTGAACAGTGACATTGCAGCCTCTTTTGCAGCAATCACGTGGATGACAATGGAATGGTATAAGGAAGGAAAACCAAAATTCGTGGGGCTTATGACAGGAGCAGTTGCAGGCCTTGCAACAATTACTCCTGCAGCAGGTCTTGTTTCTTTGCCTGTGGCTGCACTAATGGGAATCCTCGGATCAGTTGTCTGTTACTTTGCCGTGCATCTTAAAAACAAGATGGAATGGGATGACGCTCTTGATGTATGGGGTGTCCATGGAATTGGAGGAGTTACAGGCACAATTCTACTTGGAGTCTTTGCCTCGGCGGCTATAAACCCGGTAGGAGCCAATGGACTGCTTTACGGCGGCACAGCATTCTTTATTAAAGAAGTTGTGGTTGTTGCAGCTACTTCAGTCTATGCATTTGTGTTTACCTACATTATGTTGATGTTAATAAACATAGTAACTCCGGTCAAGGTTACGGATGAAGAACAGCTTATAGGCCTGGATATTTCTATGCACGGAGAATGTGCCTACGACACTATTCACTGA
- a CDS encoding ammonium transporter → MAIEAADTVWVLISSALVLLMLPGLALFYGGLVQRKNVLSSMMHSFVAMGVMALEWVLIGYSLAFADGNWFVGGLGHAFLKGIDVYSVTGTIPTYAYVAFQGMFAIITPALISGAIVGRVKFKSYIAFIALWGIIVYAPVCHWVWGGGFLTGKALDFAGGTVVHITSGISSLAILTYLGKRRGFGVDPLKPHNVTLTLLGTGLLWFGWFGFNAGSSLAANEIASLAFITTLVAPAAAGFVWMALEWRHLGYPTALGFATGVLAGLVAITPSAGFVTPMAAIPIGVITSFVCYNAVGLKERLGYDDSLDAFGVHGVGGIVGALLVGVFASVGGTGLLLGNSSQMLIQLQGVVVTIVYAAAGTLLIGFILNKTIGLKVSESEENIGLDKTQHGEVAYNI, encoded by the coding sequence ATGGCTATTGAAGCAGCAGACACGGTATGGGTACTAATCTCGTCTGCACTTGTATTGTTAATGCTTCCCGGACTTGCGCTGTTCTATGGAGGGCTTGTCCAGCGTAAAAACGTTCTGAGCAGCATGATGCACTCATTTGTTGCGATGGGCGTCATGGCTCTGGAATGGGTATTAATAGGTTACTCGCTTGCATTTGCAGACGGCAACTGGTTTGTGGGTGGCCTTGGACATGCATTCCTGAAAGGGATAGATGTATACTCAGTAACCGGCACAATTCCGACTTATGCATATGTTGCATTTCAGGGAATGTTTGCAATAATTACACCTGCTCTGATTTCGGGTGCAATTGTAGGACGTGTGAAGTTTAAATCTTATATTGCATTTATTGCCCTCTGGGGAATTATCGTATATGCACCTGTTTGCCACTGGGTCTGGGGAGGCGGATTCCTAACAGGGAAAGCTCTGGACTTTGCGGGCGGCACAGTTGTGCATATAACTTCAGGTATTTCCTCACTTGCAATTCTTACATACCTTGGCAAGAGGCGTGGTTTTGGAGTAGATCCACTAAAGCCGCACAACGTTACTCTGACGCTTCTTGGAACCGGGCTTCTCTGGTTCGGGTGGTTTGGGTTTAACGCAGGTTCTTCACTTGCTGCAAACGAGATCGCATCCCTTGCATTCATTACAACGCTTGTAGCTCCAGCAGCTGCGGGATTCGTCTGGATGGCCCTTGAATGGCGCCACTTAGGATATCCAACGGCCCTGGGATTTGCAACAGGGGTTCTAGCAGGACTTGTTGCAATAACTCCAAGTGCAGGCTTTGTTACGCCAATGGCAGCAATTCCTATAGGTGTGATCACAAGTTTCGTATGCTACAACGCTGTAGGACTCAAAGAAAGGCTTGGATATGATGACTCGCTGGATGCTTTTGGAGTACACGGCGTGGGTGGAATAGTAGGTGCACTTCTGGTAGGTGTATTTGCAAGTGTAGGAGGGACTGGCCTCCTTCTTGGGAATTCCAGCCAAATGTTAATCCAGCTTCAAGGAGTTGTTGTCACAATTGTTTATGCAGCTGCAGGCACCCTCCTTATTGGATTCATACTTAACAAGACTATAGGGCTTAAAGTCAGCGAAAGTGAAGAAAACATCGGACTTGACAAAACGCAGCATGGTGAAGTTGCATATAACATTTGA
- a CDS encoding P-II family nitrogen regulator, producing MKYIIAMIRPERLDAVKRELQKLEVNRLTVSSVAGYGAQKGHLEIYRATEHEANLLEKVKIEIAVEDQFLQSVIEAITVGAKGTDGYIGSGKIFVLPLENVIRIRTSETGPDAL from the coding sequence ATGAAATATATAATTGCAATGATAAGGCCGGAAAGACTCGATGCAGTCAAAAGAGAGCTTCAGAAACTTGAGGTAAATAGACTGACAGTATCATCGGTCGCCGGTTATGGTGCGCAAAAGGGGCATTTAGAGATTTACAGGGCAACTGAACACGAAGCAAATCTTCTTGAAAAAGTGAAGATCGAAATTGCAGTGGAAGATCAGTTCCTGCAATCAGTTATTGAAGCAATAACTGTCGGAGCAAAAGGCACTGACGGTTACATCGGAAGCGGCAAGATATTTGTGCTTCCTTTAGAGAATGTAATACGGATTCGGACAAGCGAAACCGGACCAGACGCTCTATGA